The window TTAAATCCAGATAAAAAGGAATATAATAGCTTTTTAAGTAAAGTTAGAATTGTCATTGAACATGTTTTTGCTAGATTAAAAAGATTTAAAATACTAGTTTATCGTTATCGCAATAAGATTAGAAGATTTGGATTACGATTTAACTTAATTTCAGGAATATATAATTTTGAATTAAGCTAGTTATAGTTATGTACCAAGTCTAATAATAAAAATGATGATAGTTGAATTAATTATAAAGGTAATGCTGTAACAAATAAATATAATAGATTTAAGTAAGTA is drawn from Spiroplasma endosymbiont of Clivina fossor and contains these coding sequences:
- a CDS encoding transposase family protein → MIFFILSRVFDKIKKNNPLNPDKKEYNSFLSKVRIVIEHVFARLKRFKILVYRYRNKIRRFGLRFNLISGIYNFELS